A window of the Myxocyprinus asiaticus isolate MX2 ecotype Aquarium Trade chromosome 11, UBuf_Myxa_2, whole genome shotgun sequence genome harbors these coding sequences:
- the LOC127448287 gene encoding glucagon-2-like isoform X2: MMMERIYSFIGLLLLILIHRSLQIPTQDTEENTSLMSDDALFNDPREVTNMKRHSEGTFSNDYSKYLETRRAQDFVQWLMNSKRKSLHDGMQTAHTLVMSAHTCRTRRQKSLFPG, from the exons ATGATGATGGAAAGGATTTACTCTTTCATTGGACTGTTACTCCTCATCCTGATCCACAGAAGCCTGCAGATTCCCACTCAAGACACGGAAGAAAATACCAG CCTTATGTCTGATGACGCATTATTTAATGACCCAAGAGAAGTAACCAACATGAAGAGACATTCAGAAGGAACTTTCTCAAACGATTACAGTAAATACCTGGAGACCAGAAGAGCACAGGACTTTGTTCAGTGGTTAATGAACTCCAAAAGAA AGTCCCTACACGACGGCATGCAGACGGCACATACActagtgatgtcagctcataccTGCAGGACCAGGCGGCAAAAGAGTTTGTTTCCTGGCTAA
- the LOC127448287 gene encoding pro-glucagon-like isoform X1, whose translation MMMERIYSFIGLLLLILIHRSLQIPTQDTEENTSLMSDDALFNDPREVTNMKRHSEGTFSNDYSKYLETRRAQDFVQWLMNSKRSGVPTRRHADGTYTSDVSSYLQDQAAKEFVSWLKTGRGRRD comes from the exons ATGATGATGGAAAGGATTTACTCTTTCATTGGACTGTTACTCCTCATCCTGATCCACAGAAGCCTGCAGATTCCCACTCAAGACACGGAAGAAAATACCAG CCTTATGTCTGATGACGCATTATTTAATGACCCAAGAGAAGTAACCAACATGAAGAGACATTCAGAAGGAACTTTCTCAAACGATTACAGTAAATACCTGGAGACCAGAAGAGCACAGGACTTTGTTCAGTGGTTAATGAACTCCAAAAGAAGTGG AGTCCCTACACGACGGCATGCAGACGGCACATACActagtgatgtcagctcataccTGCAGGACCAGGCGGCAAAAGAGTTTGTTTCCTGGCTAAAGACAGGGAGAGGAAGACGAGACTGA